In Mangrovibacterium diazotrophicum, one genomic interval encodes:
- a CDS encoding sugar transferase, which yields MHKQAPNRADDFLLNPTPFLLKNLLVMYKEREIVLAKLSIAIQVILTVLCFLAIGFITDSEEFKYLSSSRELKNAIVVITLLWYIILDIYGMGSVARTMGTSNIVKGYIKAVTTSVCFLFAVNIILRYQVFELTNLLYFGVVDLVLLILYNNSVFMLMRYLRRKGFNSKQILIIADKECIPNIDEIINTKDWGFQIWGIMSDCEEIKQKYVLDYNVISMRSNIKPLIDSNPIDDVIYCRSGVNQKEIKNYLDDCSEIGVGFHYQTKIGAFIKEKNGSPSMSRINTLPFISYKNAPDNYLELKFKSLFDFFFSLCVIVLTFPVQLAIAIAIKIDDGGPVFFKQERVGLNGRRFHCFKFRTMVVNAEELKAQLAGQNEQEGPVFKIKADPRITRIGRFLRKTSLDEIPQFLNVIRGDMSVVGPRPPLPSEVEKYERWQIRRLSMKPGITCTWQVSGRNNIPFTQWMKLDLEYIDNWSFKNDISLIFKTVKVVVVGDGS from the coding sequence ATGCATAAACAAGCCCCAAACAGGGCTGACGACTTTCTATTAAATCCTACACCCTTTTTATTAAAAAATTTACTTGTCATGTATAAGGAACGTGAAATTGTTCTTGCTAAACTTAGCATCGCGATTCAAGTTATTTTAACTGTGCTATGTTTTTTGGCAATTGGTTTTATAACCGACAGTGAGGAGTTTAAATATTTAAGCTCATCGCGCGAATTGAAAAACGCGATTGTTGTTATCACTCTATTATGGTACATCATCCTCGACATTTACGGGATGGGGTCGGTAGCTCGTACCATGGGAACGAGCAACATTGTGAAAGGCTATATTAAAGCTGTAACAACATCAGTGTGTTTTCTTTTCGCCGTAAACATTATCCTCCGCTATCAAGTATTCGAGTTGACAAACCTGCTTTACTTCGGTGTAGTAGACCTTGTTTTGCTCATCTTATACAACAACTCGGTATTTATGCTGATGCGTTACTTACGTCGAAAAGGGTTCAACTCAAAACAAATCCTAATTATTGCGGATAAAGAATGTATCCCAAACATCGATGAGATTATCAACACAAAAGACTGGGGGTTCCAAATATGGGGAATCATGTCAGATTGTGAGGAAATTAAACAGAAATATGTTCTCGACTACAATGTCATCTCTATGCGTTCGAATATCAAGCCTCTTATTGATTCGAACCCGATTGATGACGTCATATATTGCCGTTCTGGAGTAAACCAAAAGGAAATTAAAAACTACTTGGATGACTGTTCCGAAATTGGTGTTGGGTTCCACTATCAAACAAAAATTGGGGCCTTTATCAAAGAGAAAAACGGAAGTCCTTCAATGTCACGAATCAATACGCTTCCGTTTATTTCTTATAAAAATGCACCTGATAATTATTTGGAACTGAAGTTTAAGTCCCTGTTCGACTTTTTCTTTAGCTTGTGTGTTATCGTTCTTACCTTTCCCGTACAGTTAGCAATTGCAATCGCTATCAAAATAGACGACGGCGGACCAGTTTTCTTTAAACAAGAGCGAGTAGGCTTAAACGGTCGCAGATTCCACTGTTTCAAGTTCAGAACAATGGTAGTAAATGCCGAGGAGTTAAAGGCACAATTAGCTGGTCAAAACGAGCAGGAAGGGCCGGTATTCAAAATCAAAGCAGACCCTCGAATTACGAGAATTGGGCGTTTCCTTAGAAAAACTTCACTTGATGAAATACCGCAGTTCCTAAATGTAATTCGTGGCGATATGTCTGTCGTTGGTCCACGACCACCGCTGCCATCAGAAGTCGAGAAGTATGAAAGATGGCAAATCAGACGTCTTAGTATGAAACCAGGAATTACTTGTACATGGCAAGTATCAGGGCGAAATAATATCCCTTTCACTCAGTGGATGAAGCTAGATTTGGAATATATCGACAATTGGTCGTTTAAAAACGATATTAGCCTTATCTTTAAAACAGTTAAGGTAGTCGTAGTCGGTGATGGTAGCTAA